The Oscillospiraceae bacterium genome contains a region encoding:
- a CDS encoding phosphate transport system regulatory protein PhoU, giving the protein MRVDYTQALAQLRQHVLDMGRAIEEAIGHTQTALETLDPALACRIIQGDDAFDEMERRIEQECLDLVVTQAPVAGDWRRIASVMRMIADLERIADHCSDICEYVLRLEKAPRVPPIPYFDEMFFQMQRMVSGTVWAYVELDVAAAEQVARQDDVQDDYFEEVLEELAHRMAAENAAIPQYIDYLLIAKYLERMSDHATNLAGWIAYIVRGELQL; this is encoded by the coding sequence ATGAGAGTGGATTATACCCAGGCGCTGGCCCAGCTGCGCCAGCACGTGCTGGACATGGGCCGCGCCATTGAAGAGGCCATCGGCCACACCCAAACGGCCCTGGAGACCCTGGACCCCGCGCTGGCGTGCCGGATCATACAGGGCGACGACGCCTTTGACGAGATGGAGCGCCGCATTGAGCAGGAGTGCCTGGACCTGGTGGTCACACAGGCGCCGGTGGCAGGGGACTGGCGGCGCATTGCCTCGGTGATGCGCATGATCGCCGATCTGGAGCGCATTGCGGACCATTGCAGCGACATCTGCGAGTATGTGCTGCGCCTGGAAAAGGCGCCCCGGGTGCCGCCCATCCCGTATTTTGACGAGATGTTTTTTCAGATGCAGCGCATGGTGAGCGGCACGGTATGGGCGTATGTGGAGCTGGACGTGGCCGCCGCCGAGCAGGTGGCCCGGCAGGACGACGTGCAGGACGACTATTTTGAGGAGGTGCTGGAGGAGCTGGCCCACCGCATGGCGGCGGAAAACGCGGCCATTCCCCAGTACATCGATTACCTGCTGATCGCAAAATATTTGGAACGCATGAGCGACCACGCCACCAATCTGGCAGGCTGGATCGCCTACATTGTGCGGGGCGAACTGCAGCTTTAA
- a CDS encoding transcription regulator: MPSKNTLTEQVYERVYEDVVNGVFVNGQVITENMLIQRYQVSKSPVREALVSLCDEQVLQSIPRTGYQVVRIMPDELLQVQETRQMLEVYMLERSFAHLNDDKIQKLQEYNDRIGSQDPLKTQASKQWSDNMEFHLLLASFSGNAYMCRLLADTFRICARASTQYFLQISDESIWSKRDTHERLIEACRERDIETAKQLLIEDSKKILQVWQNYLNF; the protein is encoded by the coding sequence ATGCCAAGCAAGAATACCCTGACGGAACAGGTCTACGAGAGGGTTTACGAGGATGTGGTGAACGGCGTTTTTGTGAACGGCCAGGTGATCACCGAGAACATGCTGATCCAGCGCTATCAGGTGAGCAAATCGCCGGTACGGGAGGCGCTGGTATCCCTTTGCGACGAACAGGTGCTGCAGAGCATTCCCCGCACGGGGTACCAGGTGGTGCGCATTATGCCGGACGAGCTGCTGCAGGTGCAGGAAACGCGGCAGATGCTTGAGGTATATATGCTGGAGCGGAGCTTTGCGCACCTGAACGACGACAAGATTCAAAAATTGCAGGAATACAACGACAGGATCGGCTCGCAGGACCCGCTTAAAACCCAGGCCAGCAAACAGTGGAGCGATAACATGGAGTTTCATCTTTTGCTGGCGTCGTTTTCCGGGAATGCGTACATGTGCCGCCTTTTGGCGGATACGTTCCGGATCTGCGCCCGGGCGTCCACCCAGTATTTTTTGCAGATCTCGGACGAATCGATCTGGAGCAAGCGGGACACGCACGAGCGGTTGATCGAGGCCTGCCGGGAACGGGACATTGAGACGGCCAAACAGCTGCTGATCGAGGACTCCAAAAAGATCCTGCAGGTTTGGCAGAACTATTTGAATTTTTGA
- a CDS encoding phosphate ABC transporter permease, with amino-acid sequence MTFVAMRLFPKFKTGRGCPVKTKHITEAVMHAVFFSCGMLAIAFVALITLYIVTAGLPAIGEIGLKEFLLGAEWKSTAAEPKFGILPFILTSFWGTLGAVIIGVPVGVLTAVFLSKVAGPRLAGVVRPAVELLAGIPSVVYGLVGMMVLVPLMMEVFRLKNGTCLLAAILVLAVMILPGIISVSETALNAVPPDYEQASLALGATWMETVFKVSLPAAKSGIGAGVVLGVGRAIGEAMAVMMVAGNVANMPGLFKSVTFLTTAVAKEMSYAGGLQRQALFSIALVLFIFIMLVNGLLGRVLKRGNKE; translated from the coding sequence ATGACCTTTGTGGCCATGCGGCTTTTCCCCAAGTTTAAAACCGGGAGGGGCTGCCCTGTGAAAACAAAGCATATCACGGAAGCTGTGATGCACGCGGTGTTCTTTAGCTGCGGCATGCTGGCCATCGCCTTTGTGGCGCTGATTACCCTTTATATTGTGACCGCCGGCCTGCCCGCCATCGGCGAGATCGGCCTGAAAGAATTTTTGCTGGGCGCGGAGTGGAAGTCCACCGCCGCCGAGCCGAAATTCGGCATTCTGCCCTTTATCCTCACCAGCTTTTGGGGAACCCTGGGCGCGGTGATCATCGGCGTGCCGGTGGGGGTGCTCACCGCGGTGTTCCTTTCCAAGGTGGCGGGGCCGCGCCTGGCGGGCGTGGTGCGCCCGGCGGTGGAACTGCTGGCGGGCATTCCCAGCGTGGTGTACGGCCTGGTGGGCATGATGGTGCTGGTGCCGCTGATGATGGAGGTGTTCCGGCTGAAAAACGGCACCTGCCTGCTGGCGGCCATTCTGGTGCTGGCGGTGATGATCCTGCCGGGCATTATCTCAGTGAGCGAAACGGCCCTGAACGCCGTGCCGCCCGATTATGAGCAGGCCAGCCTGGCGCTGGGGGCCACCTGGATGGAAACCGTGTTCAAGGTGAGCCTGCCCGCCGCAAAAAGCGGCATCGGCGCCGGCGTGGTGCTGGGCGTGGGCCGCGCCATTGGCGAGGCCATGGCCGTGATGATGGTGGCGGGCAATGTGGCCAACATGCCCGGGCTGTTCAAAAGCGTGACCTTTTTGACCACCGCGGTGGCCAAAGAGATGAGCTACGCCGGGGGCCTGCAGCGGCAGGCGCTGTTCAGCATTGCGCTGGTGCTGTTTATCTTTATCATGCTGGTAAACGGCCTGCTGGGCCGGGTGCTGAAAAGGGGGAACAAGGAATGA
- the pstB gene encoding phosphate import ATP-binding protein PstB, whose translation MSETPILQSKGLHLYYGEAEALKGIDMQIQKNEITALIGPSGCGKSTFLKTLDRMNDLIPGVRITGQVLLQGQDIYEKSVDVNELRRRVGMVFQKPNPFPMSIYDNVAYGPRLHGSHGKAELDELVEQSLRGAALWEEVKDRLKKSAMGLSGGQQQRLCIARALAVQPDVLLMDEPTSALDPGSTLRIEDLMAELKEKYTVVIVTHNMQQAGRISDRTAFFLLGELVEYGPTKELFTTPRDKRTEDYITGRFG comes from the coding sequence ATGAGCGAAACCCCCATTTTGCAATCAAAGGGGCTGCACCTTTATTACGGCGAGGCCGAGGCGCTGAAGGGCATTGACATGCAGATCCAAAAAAACGAGATCACGGCCCTGATCGGCCCTTCGGGGTGCGGAAAATCAACCTTTTTAAAGACGCTGGACCGGATGAACGACCTGATCCCGGGGGTGCGCATCACCGGGCAGGTGCTGCTGCAGGGGCAGGACATTTACGAAAAGAGCGTGGACGTGAACGAGCTGCGCCGCAGGGTGGGCATGGTGTTTCAAAAGCCCAACCCGTTTCCCATGAGCATTTACGACAACGTGGCCTATGGGCCACGGCTGCACGGCAGCCACGGCAAGGCTGAGCTGGACGAGCTGGTGGAGCAGAGCCTGCGGGGCGCCGCCCTGTGGGAGGAGGTGAAGGACCGGCTGAAAAAAAGCGCCATGGGCCTTTCGGGCGGGCAGCAGCAGCGGCTGTGCATTGCGCGGGCGCTGGCGGTGCAGCCGGACGTTTTGCTGATGGACGAACCCACCAGCGCGCTGGACCCGGGCAGCACCCTGCGCATTGAGGACCTGATGGCCGAGCTGAAAGAGAAGTACACTGTGGTTATTGTGACCCACAACATGCAGCAGGCGGGACGTATTTCAGACCGCACGGCCTTTTTTTTGCTGGGTGAGCTGGTGGAATACGGCCCCACCAAAGAGTTGTTCACCACCCCCCGGGACAAGCGCACCGAGGACTATATCACCGGCCGGTTTGGCTAA
- a CDS encoding mandelate racemase, translated as MDLIVKDFRVYHISKKLARPLPNAVYSLEYIEHVFLELDTEEYTGVGMAYTFNPDQAEAMKVLVEGYCRALRGKDPAYVRRYWNEAQGTMGGCGQTGLAMSAYAAVDTALWDLIAQEAGKPLYKLLGARTDTLPVYGSGGWLVPQQEMIEEALWFKSQGYTRYKLKLGFPDPREDLRRLEALRRAVGDGFEIMVDVNQGWSVKLARQLVPELKALGITYLEEPLHCQDYKGNAELARASDIRICSGECLFTTRELFELLRLGGADMINPDLMRCGGVTEFVQVCALAGAFRVPVTAHVLMEVSAHVMAASPTGGLLEHIPDWWAGAFAQGPAVRDGQLTLQNVPGLGIRFDQDYIQQNLYRA; from the coding sequence ATGGATTTGATCGTAAAGGATTTCCGCGTTTACCATATCTCGAAAAAGCTTGCCCGGCCACTGCCCAATGCGGTGTACAGCCTGGAATACATCGAGCATGTGTTTTTGGAGCTGGATACCGAGGAGTACACCGGCGTGGGCATGGCGTACACCTTTAACCCGGACCAGGCCGAGGCCATGAAGGTGCTGGTGGAGGGGTATTGCCGGGCGCTGCGGGGGAAAGACCCCGCCTACGTGCGCCGCTACTGGAACGAGGCCCAGGGCACCATGGGCGGCTGCGGGCAGACCGGGCTTGCCATGTCTGCCTACGCGGCGGTGGACACCGCGTTGTGGGACCTGATCGCCCAGGAGGCGGGCAAGCCGCTGTATAAACTGCTGGGCGCCAGGACCGACACCCTGCCGGTGTATGGCAGCGGCGGGTGGCTGGTGCCGCAGCAGGAGATGATTGAGGAGGCGCTGTGGTTCAAGAGCCAGGGGTACACCCGGTATAAGCTCAAGCTGGGCTTTCCCGACCCGCGCGAGGATCTTCGCCGCCTGGAGGCCCTGCGCAGGGCGGTGGGCGACGGGTTTGAGATCATGGTGGACGTGAACCAGGGCTGGAGCGTAAAGCTGGCCCGGCAGCTTGTGCCGGAACTGAAGGCGCTGGGGATCACCTACCTGGAAGAACCGCTGCACTGCCAGGACTACAAGGGCAACGCCGAGCTGGCCCGCGCCAGCGACATCCGCATCTGCTCGGGCGAGTGCCTGTTCACCACCCGTGAGCTATTCGAACTGCTGCGCCTGGGGGGGGCGGATATGATCAACCCCGACCTGATGCGCTGCGGCGGCGTGACCGAGTTTGTGCAGGTGTGCGCGCTGGCCGGGGCCTTCCGGGTGCCGGTGACCGCCCACGTGCTGATGGAGGTGAGCGCCCATGTGATGGCCGCCAGCCCCACCGGGGGGCTTTTGGAGCATATCCCGGACTGGTGGGCGGGGGCGTTTGCCCAGGGGCCCGCGGTGCGGGACGGGCAGCTCACCCTGCAAAATGTGCCGGGCCTTGGGATCCGGTTCGACCAGGATTACATACAACAAAATCTTTACCGGGCCTGA
- the lacG gene encoding sugar ABC transporter permease yields MKSKRLAQGIALHAAMGIVVVICVFPVLWSCVISAKSVGEKVSGFSALAIQNPTLANYARLFQLVPIGQQLGNSVFTAVVGTVTTLFFCALAGFAFAKYQFPYRDALFYFVVATMTIPAEVGAVPLFLIMKEVGLINSLWSLILPRLATAVGVFYLRQYILEVPDDILDAARIDGCRDFGLFWKIVCPVIKPALASWASLTLIARWNDFFWPLLFLNKPEKHTLMVSVSTLPLTDGLATPWQVILAGTTLVIVPSVLLYLAMQTFQKAGALEGAIKG; encoded by the coding sequence ATGAAAAGCAAACGGCTGGCACAGGGCATCGCCCTGCACGCCGCAATGGGCATTGTAGTGGTGATCTGCGTGTTCCCGGTGCTGTGGTCCTGCGTGATCTCGGCCAAAAGCGTGGGGGAAAAGGTCTCGGGGTTCAGCGCGCTGGCCATCCAAAACCCGACCCTGGCGAACTATGCGCGCCTGTTCCAATTGGTTCCCATCGGGCAGCAGCTAGGCAACAGCGTGTTTACCGCGGTGGTGGGCACTGTGACCACCCTGTTCTTTTGTGCCCTGGCCGGGTTTGCCTTTGCAAAGTACCAATTTCCTTACCGGGACGCCCTGTTTTATTTTGTGGTGGCCACAATGACCATTCCGGCTGAGGTGGGCGCCGTTCCGCTGTTTTTGATTATGAAAGAGGTGGGGCTGATAAACAGCCTGTGGTCGCTGATCCTGCCGCGGCTGGCCACGGCGGTGGGCGTGTTTTACCTGCGGCAATACATTCTGGAGGTACCGGATGATATTTTGGACGCCGCCCGCATTGACGGGTGCAGGGACTTTGGGCTTTTCTGGAAAATCGTGTGCCCTGTGATCAAGCCGGCGCTGGCCTCGTGGGCGTCGCTTACCCTGATCGCCCGCTGGAACGACTTTTTCTGGCCACTGCTGTTTTTGAACAAGCCGGAAAAACACACCCTTATGGTTTCGGTTTCCACCCTGCCGCTCACCGACGGCCTGGCCACGCCCTGGCAGGTGATCCTGGCGGGTACTACCCTGGTGATCGTGCCCAGTGTGCTGCTTTATCTGGCCATGCAGACCTTCCAGAAGGCCGGGGCGCTGGAGGGCGCGATCAAAGGATGA
- the pstA gene encoding phosphate transport system permease protein PstA: MSTLEACAALPADRAHGKTAGGAHAQVRRLKGALLKGAVYLAAALTCALLVGLIGYIFLKGLPGITWELLSTAPSALKGTIGILPNLLNTLYIVGFALLAALPLGVGAAVYLTEYAASRRLIAVVEFATEALAGIPSILYGLVGMLFFCQMLQLKTSLLAGGCTLVIMILPTIIRTTQESLKTVPGSYREGALGLGATRWYMIRTIVLPSSLEGIVTGCILAVGRIVGESAALLFTAGVGTVVAQNVFAAFGRSGGTLSVALYMYVSERGEFEVGYAIAAILMLLVLGLNAATRLVRRTMKSKEGAK; this comes from the coding sequence ATGAGCACGCTGGAGGCATGCGCCGCCCTGCCCGCGGACAGGGCGCACGGCAAAACGGCGGGAGGGGCCCACGCGCAGGTGCGCAGGCTGAAGGGAGCGCTGCTGAAAGGTGCGGTGTACCTTGCAGCCGCCCTGACCTGCGCGCTGCTGGTGGGGCTGATCGGCTATATCTTCCTCAAGGGGCTGCCCGGCATCACCTGGGAGCTGCTGAGCACCGCGCCCAGCGCGTTAAAGGGGACGATCGGCATTCTGCCGAACCTGCTGAACACCCTTTACATCGTGGGCTTTGCACTGCTGGCGGCGCTGCCGCTGGGGGTGGGGGCCGCGGTCTATCTGACCGAATATGCCGCCAGCCGCAGGCTGATCGCGGTGGTGGAGTTTGCCACCGAGGCGCTGGCCGGCATTCCGTCGATTTTATACGGCCTGGTGGGCATGCTGTTTTTCTGCCAGATGCTGCAGCTGAAAACCAGCCTGCTTGCGGGCGGCTGCACGCTGGTGATCATGATCCTGCCCACCATCATCCGCACCACCCAGGAGAGCCTGAAAACGGTGCCCGGGAGCTACCGGGAGGGCGCGCTGGGCCTGGGGGCGACCCGGTGGTACATGATCCGCACCATTGTGCTGCCCTCGTCTTTGGAGGGGATTGTGACCGGCTGCATTTTGGCGGTGGGGCGCATTGTGGGCGAAAGTGCGGCGCTGCTGTTCACCGCGGGCGTGGGCACCGTGGTGGCCCAGAACGTGTTCGCAGCTTTTGGCCGCAGCGGCGGAACCCTTTCGGTGGCGCTGTATATGTACGTGAGCGAGCGGGGCGAATTTGAGGTGGGCTACGCCATCGCCGCCATTCTGATGCTGCTGGTGCTGGGGCTCAACGCGGCCACCCGGCTGGTGCGCAGGACAATGAAGAGCAAGGAGGGCGCAAAATGA
- a CDS encoding cytochrome c biogenesis protein yields the protein MIGPPAGAGPEVKTMKRFWRKFGFAVLAISPFFIQFFIFQLAPTAATIWLSFQKWNGMSEPQFIGLGNYRAMLTDYQFLDALRNTAIYWLVGVVGVLSLSLLLACMLNSKLLRGRRFFKTAVFLPYVCASIAVGLIFGMLFDQNAGLINAILGLTGADPQPWLTSSRLARIPVHALFIWRMTPWYVLIYLSGLLGIPGEYYEAATVDGASGIQQFFRITLPQLGNISFFCMVTVTVDAWKIFNESYTLAGPGSSNMSLFQLMYVNAFQIFKMGYGSAVGVVLIVILLVLSLVQFYVRHRRREL from the coding sequence GTGATCGGGCCGCCGGCGGGCGCCGGCCCGGAGGTGAAAACAATGAAACGATTTTGGAGAAAATTTGGCTTTGCAGTTCTTGCGATCAGCCCGTTTTTTATTCAGTTCTTCATTTTTCAGCTGGCGCCCACGGCGGCCACGATCTGGCTCAGCTTTCAGAAATGGAATGGGATGAGCGAGCCCCAGTTTATCGGCCTGGGAAACTACAGGGCGATGCTGACGGATTACCAGTTCCTGGACGCGCTGCGGAACACGGCGATCTACTGGCTGGTGGGCGTGGTGGGGGTGCTCTCGCTCTCGCTGCTGCTGGCATGCATGCTGAATTCAAAGCTGCTGCGGGGAAGGCGCTTTTTTAAAACGGCTGTGTTTTTGCCCTATGTGTGCGCTTCGATTGCGGTGGGGCTGATTTTTGGGATGCTGTTTGACCAAAACGCGGGGCTGATCAACGCGATCCTGGGCCTTACAGGGGCGGACCCGCAGCCCTGGCTCACCAGCAGCCGCCTGGCCAGGATCCCGGTGCACGCGCTGTTTATCTGGCGCATGACGCCCTGGTATGTGCTGATCTATCTGTCCGGCCTGCTGGGCATTCCGGGCGAATACTACGAGGCGGCCACGGTGGACGGGGCGTCCGGCATACAGCAATTTTTCCGGATTACGCTGCCCCAGCTGGGCAACATCTCGTTTTTCTGCATGGTCACGGTCACGGTGGACGCATGGAAGATTTTTAACGAGAGCTATACCCTGGCGGGGCCGGGATCCTCGAATATGTCGCTGTTCCAATTGATGTATGTGAATGCGTTCCAGATCTTTAAAATGGGCTATGGCTCGGCGGTGGGCGTGGTACTGATCGTGATACTGCTTGTGCTGTCGCTGGTTCAGTTTTACGTAAGGCACAGACGCCGGGAGCTGTGA
- a CDS encoding uroporphyrinogen decarboxylase, with protein sequence MDKKERLMAVLNGTMPDRPPVGLWFHFTDAESRGEACVQAHVRTYKQSNVDFVKIMSDGLLYPVRQRIDCAADWAKLAPLPRDDAFFADTVERCARIHEELGEECCLFYNFFSPFTMIRAAESFTEHALAGRTKDETVMAHLRENEAAVLHALEVVAADLAHLAELVIHRGGCLGIYQSVQGAEKGRMSEEEHRRWIAPSDLMVLKAANLHSQYNILHMCSWAGFANHLEYWKDYPARVKNWGTGVEGLPLAKGKSWFPGSVLLGGLDNRRGFPLVSGTKAQLQQAVRELVKEMGPTPFILGADCTVPSDFELERAGWILEALETQ encoded by the coding sequence ATGGATAAAAAAGAACGCCTGATGGCGGTGCTGAACGGAACAATGCCCGATCGCCCACCGGTGGGCCTTTGGTTCCACTTTACAGACGCGGAGAGCCGGGGGGAGGCGTGTGTGCAAGCCCATGTCCGAACCTATAAACAGAGCAATGTGGATTTTGTAAAGATTATGTCGGACGGGCTGCTCTATCCCGTGCGGCAGAGGATCGACTGTGCGGCCGACTGGGCAAAGCTTGCCCCGCTGCCCCGGGACGACGCATTTTTTGCGGATACCGTGGAGCGCTGCGCGCGCATCCATGAGGAATTGGGGGAGGAGTGCTGCCTTTTTTACAACTTTTTCTCGCCTTTTACCATGATCCGCGCGGCGGAGAGCTTTACGGAACACGCCCTTGCAGGCCGCACAAAGGATGAAACGGTGATGGCGCACCTGCGCGAGAACGAGGCGGCCGTGCTGCACGCTTTGGAGGTGGTGGCAGCCGACCTTGCCCATCTGGCGGAGCTGGTGATCCACAGGGGCGGCTGCCTGGGGATTTACCAGAGCGTGCAGGGAGCGGAAAAGGGAAGGATGAGCGAAGAGGAGCACCGGCGCTGGATCGCGCCGTCCGACCTGATGGTGCTGAAGGCTGCAAACCTGCACAGCCAATACAACATCCTGCACATGTGTTCCTGGGCGGGGTTTGCCAACCACCTGGAATATTGGAAGGATTACCCCGCCCGGGTGAAAAACTGGGGGACCGGCGTGGAGGGACTGCCGCTGGCAAAGGGAAAGAGCTGGTTCCCCGGCAGCGTGCTGCTGGGCGGGCTGGACAACCGCCGGGGTTTCCCGCTGGTATCCGGCACAAAGGCGCAGCTGCAGCAGGCGGTGCGGGAGCTGGTGAAGGAAATGGGCCCCACGCCGTTTATCCTGGGGGCGGACTGTACAGTCCCCTCGGATTTTGAGCTGGAACGGGCCGGCTGGATCCTGGAGGCGCTGGAAACGCAGTGA
- the pstS gene encoding phosphate ABC transporter substrate-binding protein has translation MKKILALTAALALAASFAACGGGTSSTPAADPTQAPASVAAPTQAPDAALEGGVTTGGSTSVEKVIGALSEAFMQANTGVDVTYDPTGSGAGITGALEGTLDIGLSSRGLKDEEKAGGLKETVFALDGIAIVVNNENGVADLSLEQIKGLADGTITNWKDVGGADAPVVLIGREAGSGTRDGFESIVDVKDACKYEQELTSTGAVIAAVAANPNAIGYASLSAVDEKVKAVTVEGVAASEATVQDGTYKIQRPFVFVTKEGAALSPAAQAFVDFALSEDAKQMVADAGAVPLR, from the coding sequence ATGAAAAAGATTCTTGCACTTACCGCAGCCCTGGCGCTGGCCGCCAGCTTCGCCGCCTGCGGCGGCGGTACATCCAGCACGCCCGCTGCCGACCCGACCCAGGCGCCCGCCTCTGTGGCCGCGCCCACCCAGGCGCCTGACGCCGCCCTGGAGGGCGGTGTGACCACCGGCGGCTCCACCAGCGTGGAAAAGGTGATCGGCGCGCTGAGCGAAGCCTTTATGCAGGCCAACACCGGCGTGGACGTGACCTATGACCCCACCGGCAGCGGCGCGGGCATCACCGGCGCCTTGGAGGGGACCCTGGACATCGGCCTTTCCAGCCGGGGGCTGAAGGACGAGGAGAAGGCGGGCGGCCTGAAGGAGACCGTGTTTGCGCTGGACGGCATTGCCATTGTGGTGAACAACGAAAACGGCGTGGCCGACCTGAGCCTGGAGCAGATCAAGGGCCTGGCCGACGGGACCATCACCAACTGGAAGGACGTGGGCGGCGCCGACGCCCCGGTGGTGCTGATCGGCCGCGAGGCCGGCAGCGGCACCCGCGACGGCTTTGAGAGCATTGTGGATGTGAAGGACGCCTGCAAGTACGAGCAGGAGCTCACCAGCACCGGCGCGGTGATCGCCGCGGTGGCCGCGAACCCGAATGCGATCGGCTACGCTTCGCTGTCTGCTGTGGATGAAAAGGTGAAGGCCGTGACCGTGGAGGGCGTGGCTGCCAGCGAGGCCACCGTGCAGGACGGTACCTACAAGATCCAGCGCCCCTTCGTGTTTGTGACCAAGGAGGGCGCGGCCCTGAGCCCCGCCGCCCAGGCCTTTGTGGATTTTGCCCTGAGCGAGGACGCAAAGCAGATGGTGGCCGACGCGGGTGCGGTGCCCCTGCGCTGA
- a CDS encoding aldo/keto reductase, whose protein sequence is MNYYEPVPGLRLPAAAMGCMRIAEMEYGALERQVLLAAELGMNFFDHADFYGEFRSEARFGEVLARNPGLREKIYVQSKCGIRIGGIYDSSAEHITKSVENSLRSLHTGYLDFLLIHRPDPLARPDEIARAFERLHAAGKVRYFGVSNHNPAQIEALQQAVPHKLLINQMQMSILHTPMIDHGVNVNTKFAGAEDRDGSVLEYCKAKQIMLQAWSPFQYGFFEGVFVDNPKFPELNGVLEQLAQKYETSKTALAVAWLVRIPAMVQVICGTTSAKRLEEIARGADLALERDDWYAVYRAAGNQLP, encoded by the coding sequence ATGAACTATTATGAACCGGTCCCGGGGCTGCGGCTGCCGGCGGCGGCCATGGGCTGCATGCGGATCGCGGAGATGGAGTACGGGGCGCTGGAACGGCAGGTCCTGCTGGCGGCGGAACTGGGAATGAACTTTTTTGACCATGCGGATTTTTATGGGGAGTTCCGGTCTGAGGCGCGGTTTGGCGAGGTGCTGGCGCGAAACCCCGGCCTGCGCGAAAAAATTTATGTGCAGAGCAAGTGCGGGATCCGGATCGGCGGCATTTACGATTCCTCCGCCGAGCATATCACAAAAAGCGTGGAGAACAGCCTGCGCAGCCTGCACACCGGCTACCTGGATTTTTTGCTCATCCACCGGCCGGACCCGCTGGCCCGGCCGGACGAGATCGCCCGGGCGTTCGAGCGGCTGCATGCCGCAGGCAAGGTGCGGTATTTTGGGGTGAGCAACCACAACCCGGCCCAGATTGAGGCGCTGCAGCAGGCGGTGCCCCACAAGCTGCTGATCAACCAGATGCAGATGAGCATTCTGCACACCCCCATGATCGATCACGGCGTAAACGTGAACACAAAATTTGCGGGCGCGGAGGACCGGGACGGATCGGTGCTGGAATACTGCAAGGCAAAACAAATTATGCTGCAGGCCTGGTCGCCCTTTCAATACGGCTTTTTTGAGGGCGTGTTCGTGGATAACCCCAAGTTCCCGGAACTGAACGGGGTGCTGGAGCAGCTGGCGCAAAAATATGAAACCAGCAAAACGGCGCTGGCGGTAGCCTGGCTGGTGCGCATCCCGGCGATGGTACAGGTGATCTGCGGCACCACCAGCGCAAAGCGGCTGGAGGAGATCGCGCGGGGCGCGGACCTTGCGCTGGAGCGGGACGACTGGTATGCCGTTTACCGCGCGGCGGGTAATCAACTGCCGTGA